In Plectropomus leopardus isolate mb unplaced genomic scaffold, YSFRI_Pleo_2.0 unplaced_scaffold62456, whole genome shotgun sequence, one genomic interval encodes:
- the LOC121939830 gene encoding nck-associated protein 1-like produces MFQQCLELPSQSRHSICFPLLCTHFMSCTHELCPEERHHIGDRSLSLCNMFLDEMAKQARNLITDICTEQCTLSDQ; encoded by the exons ATGTTCCAGCAGTGCTTGGAGCTTCCCTCCCAGAGCCGACACTCCATCTGCTTCCCTCTGCTCTGCACACACTTCATGTCCTGCACACACGAGCTCTGTCCCGAGGAG CGTCACCACATAGGAGATCGAAGCCTGTCGCTGTGTAACATGTTTCTGGATGAGATGGCCAAACAGGCCAGAAACCTGATCACTGACATCTGCACCGAGCAATGCACACTCAGCGACCAG